Proteins found in one Rhinolophus ferrumequinum isolate MPI-CBG mRhiFer1 chromosome 9, mRhiFer1_v1.p, whole genome shotgun sequence genomic segment:
- the BMP8B gene encoding bone morphogenetic protein 8B, whose amino-acid sequence MAARPGPLWLLGLALCALSGGGPGVRPAPGCPQRRLGPRERRDLQREILAVLGLPGRPRPRAPPAAARLPASAPLFMLDLYHAMAGDDDEDGGPRERRLGRTDLVMSFVNMVELDRTLGHQEPHWKEFRFDLTQIPAGEAVTAAEFRIYKLPSTHPLNRTFHVSMFEVVRERANRESDLFFLDLQTLQAGDEGWLVLDVTVASDHWLLNRNKDLGLRLYVETEDGHSVDPGLAGLLGQRAPRSKQPFMVTFFRASPSPVRAPRAVRPLRKRLPKKTNELPQPNKLPGIFDNIHGSHGRQVCRRHELYVSFQDLGWLDWVIAPQGYSAYYCEGECSFPLDSCMNATNHAILQSLVHLMKPDAVPKACCAPTKLSATSVLYYDSSNNVILRKHRNMVVKACGCH is encoded by the exons CCCCGGCGTGCGCCCCGCTCCCGGCTGTCCGCAGCGCCGTCTGGGCCCGCGCGAGCGCCGCGACCTGCAGCGCGAGATCCTGGCGGTGCTCGGGCTGCCGGGGCGGCCACGGCCCCGcgcgccgcccgccgccgccCGGCTGCCCGCGTCCGCGCCGCTCTTCATGCTGGACCTCTACCACGCCATGGCCGGCGACGACGACGAGGACGGCGGCCCCCGCGAGCGGCGCCTGGGCCGCACCGACCTGGTCATGAGCTTCGTCAACATGG TGGAGCTCGACCGCACCCTGGGCCACCAGGAGCCCCACTGGAAGGAGTTCCGCTTTGACCTGACCCAGATCCCGGCAGGGGAGGCGGTCACAGCCGCTGAGTTCCGGATTTACAAGCTGCCCAGCACCCACCCGCTCAACAGGACCTTCCACGTCAGCATGTTCGAGGTGGTCAGGGAGCGGGCCAACAG GGagtctgacttgttctttttggATCTTCAGACGCTCCAAGCTGGGGACGAGGGCTGGCTGGTGTTGGACGTGACAGTAGCCAGTGACCACTGGTTGCTGAACCGTAACAAGGACCTGGGACTCCGCCTCTATGTGGAAACGGAGGATG gtCACAGCGTGGATCCTGGCCTGGCCGGTCTGCTGGGGCAACGGGCACCGCGCTCCAAACAGCCTTTCATGGTCACTTTTTTCAGGGCGAGCCCCAGCCCTGTCCGAGCCCCTCGGGCCGTGAGGCCCCTGAGGAAGAGGCTGCCGAAAAAAACCAACGAGCTGCCGCAGCCGAACAAGCTCCCAGGCATCTTTG ATAACATCCACGGCTCCCACGGCCGGCAGGTTTGCCGTCGGCACGAGCTCTATGTCAGCTTCCAGGACCTCGGCTGGCTG GACTGGGTCATCGCCCCCCAAGGCTACTCAGCCTATTACTGTGAGGGAGAGTGCTCCTTCCCACTGGACTCCTGCATGAACGCCACCAACCACGCCATCCTGCAGTCCCTG GTGCACTTGATGAAGCCAGACGCAGTCCCCAAGGCGTGCTGTGCGCCCACCAAGCTGAGCGCCACCTCCGTGCTGTACTATGACAGCAGCAACAACGTCATCCTGCGCAAACACCGCAACATGGTGGTCAAGGCCTGTGGCTGCCACTga